In Gopherus evgoodei ecotype Sinaloan lineage chromosome 21, rGopEvg1_v1.p, whole genome shotgun sequence, a single window of DNA contains:
- the LOC115637833 gene encoding olfactory receptor 5V1-like: MLENFLAEKKTISANGCITQMFFIILSFDAEIFTLAAIAYDRYAAIYDPLHYMETMKKRLCQQLVMGAWIIGFIDVLVNTIPLLKLHFTCELPSLLVLSCTETFSNEVVLLSSIAIFGSGSFLLTLVSYIHIIATILRIHSMEGRRKAFSTCSSHLLIVILYFGTGSFQYVRPSSVSSKGLDMLMSIQYSILTPMLNLIIYSLKNKEVKRAMVNMLKKAYVAHVT; encoded by the coding sequence ATGCTGGAAAACTTCCTAGCAGAGAAGAAAACCATTTCTGCCAATGGCTGCATTACCCAAatgttctttattattttgtcATTTGATGCTGAAATTTTCACTCTTGCAGCTATAGCTTATGACCGATATGCTGCCATATATGACCCACTGCATTATATGGAAACAATGAAGAAACGACTCTGCCAACAGCTAGTGATGGGTGCATGGATCATTGGATTTATAGATGTTCTGGTAAATACTATTCCTCTGCTAAAATTGCATTTCACCTGTGAGCTCCCTTCACTCTTGGTCTTGTCCTGCACTGAGACCTTCAGCAATGAAGTAGTGCTCCTTTCCTCCATTGCAATATTTGGATCCGGCTCCTTCTTGCTCACACTGGTTTCCTACATTCACATAATTGCCACCATCTTGAGAATACATTCCATGGAGGGCAGgcgtaaagccttctccacctgcagctcccaccttctCATTGTCATTTTATACTTTGGGACAGGTTCCTTTCAATATGTGAGACCCAGCTCAGTCTCCTCCAAGGGTCTGGATATGCTGATGTCCATCCAGTACAGCATCTTGACCCCCATGTTAAACctcatcatctacagcctgaaaaacaaggaggtgaaaAGAGCCATGGTGAATATGTTGAAAAAAGCATATGTTGCTCATGTAACATAA